One segment of Manihot esculenta cultivar AM560-2 chromosome 4, M.esculenta_v8, whole genome shotgun sequence DNA contains the following:
- the LOC110613986 gene encoding THO complex subunit 3 isoform X2, whose amino-acid sequence MDETIPFKNLHSREYQGHKKKVHSVAWNCTGTKLASGSVDQTARVWLIEPHGHGKTKDIELKGHTDSVDQLCWDPKHTDLIATASGDKTVRLWDARSGKCSQQAELSGENINITYRPDGTHIAVGNRDDELTILDVRKFKPIHKRKFNYEVNEIAWNMTGEMFLLTTGNGTVEVLAYPSLRPLDTVVAHTAGCYCIAIDPKGRYFAVGSADSLVSLWDISEMLCVRTFTKLEWPVRTISFNYTGDYIASASEDLFVDISNVHTGRSVHQIPCRAAMNSVEWNPKYNLLAYAGDDKNKYQNDEGVFRIFGFESA is encoded by the exons ATGGACGAAACGATACCGTTTAAGAATCTGCATAGCAGAGAGTATCAAGGTCACAAGAAGAAG GTGCACTCGGTAGCTTGGAATTGTACCGGCACGAAGCTTGCTTCTGGTTCTGTTGACCAAACAGCTCGTGTTTGGCTCATTGAGCCTCACGGCCAT GGTAAAACCAAAGACATTGAATTGAAGGGCCATACTGATAGTGTGGATCAGCTTTGTTGGGACCCGAAGCACACTGATCTGATAGCAACTGCTTCAGGTGACAAGACAGTTCGTCTATGGGATGCTCGTA GTGGAAAATGCTCTCAGCAGGCAGAACTTAGTGGGGAGAATATAAACATTACATATAGACCTGATGGAACCCATATAGCTGTCGGGAACCGG GATGATGAACTGACGATACTGGATGTTCGCAAATTTAAGCCAATTCATAAGCGCAAGTTCAACTATGAG GTAAATGAGATTGCTTGGAATATGACAGGAGAGATGTTCCTTTTGACAACTGGGAATG GTACTGTTGAAGTGCTAGCCTACCCATCTCTTCGACCACTTGACACAGTTGTAGCTCATACAGCTGGTTGCTACTGCATTGCCATAGATCCAAAAGGAAG ATATTTTGCCGTAGGAAGTGCTGATTCCTTAGTTAGCCTTTGGGATATTTCAGAGATGCTTTGTGTCCGGACGTTTACAAAACTAGA ATGGCCTGTCAGAACCATAAGCTTCAACTACACGGGAGATTATATAGCTTCTGCTAGCGAAGACCTGTTTGTTGATATA TCAAATGTTCATACTGGACGGTCGGTGCATCAAATCCCATGTCGAGCTGCCATGAACAGTGTTGAGTGGAATCCCAAGTACAATTTACTTGCATATGCTGGGGATGATAAAAACAAATATCAGAATGATGAAG GTGTTTTTCGAATATTTGGCTTTGAGAGTGCCTAA
- the LOC110613986 gene encoding THO complex subunit 3 isoform X1 gives MDETIPFKNLHSREYQGHKKKVHSVAWNCTGTKLASGSVDQTARVWLIEPHGHGKTKDIELKGHTDSVDQLCWDPKHTDLIATASGDKTVRLWDARSGKCSQQAELSGENINITYRPDGTHIAVGNRDDELTILDVRKFKPIHKRKFNYEVNEIAWNMTGEMFLLTTGNGTVEVLAYPSLRPLDTVVAHTAGCYCIAIDPKGRYFAVGSADSLVSLWDISEMLCVRTFTKLEWPVRTISFNYTGDYIASASEDLFVDISNVHTGRSVHQIPCRAAMNSVEWNPKYNLLAYAGDDKNKYQNDEEANIFKELKFQVLAR, from the exons ATGGACGAAACGATACCGTTTAAGAATCTGCATAGCAGAGAGTATCAAGGTCACAAGAAGAAG GTGCACTCGGTAGCTTGGAATTGTACCGGCACGAAGCTTGCTTCTGGTTCTGTTGACCAAACAGCTCGTGTTTGGCTCATTGAGCCTCACGGCCAT GGTAAAACCAAAGACATTGAATTGAAGGGCCATACTGATAGTGTGGATCAGCTTTGTTGGGACCCGAAGCACACTGATCTGATAGCAACTGCTTCAGGTGACAAGACAGTTCGTCTATGGGATGCTCGTA GTGGAAAATGCTCTCAGCAGGCAGAACTTAGTGGGGAGAATATAAACATTACATATAGACCTGATGGAACCCATATAGCTGTCGGGAACCGG GATGATGAACTGACGATACTGGATGTTCGCAAATTTAAGCCAATTCATAAGCGCAAGTTCAACTATGAG GTAAATGAGATTGCTTGGAATATGACAGGAGAGATGTTCCTTTTGACAACTGGGAATG GTACTGTTGAAGTGCTAGCCTACCCATCTCTTCGACCACTTGACACAGTTGTAGCTCATACAGCTGGTTGCTACTGCATTGCCATAGATCCAAAAGGAAG ATATTTTGCCGTAGGAAGTGCTGATTCCTTAGTTAGCCTTTGGGATATTTCAGAGATGCTTTGTGTCCGGACGTTTACAAAACTAGA ATGGCCTGTCAGAACCATAAGCTTCAACTACACGGGAGATTATATAGCTTCTGCTAGCGAAGACCTGTTTGTTGATATA TCAAATGTTCATACTGGACGGTCGGTGCATCAAATCCCATGTCGAGCTGCCATGAACAGTGTTGAGTGGAATCCCAAGTACAATTTACTTGCATATGCTGGGGATGATAAAAACAAATATCAGAATGATGAAG AAGCCAACATCTTTAAGGAATTGAAGTTTCAAGTTTTGGCACGATGA